A genome region from Setaria italica strain Yugu1 chromosome III, Setaria_italica_v2.0, whole genome shotgun sequence includes the following:
- the LOC105914147 gene encoding replication protein A 70 kDa DNA-binding subunit C-like, translated as MGGGLEVDLSHGAVAAMWWSPGSRLRPVLQVADARHVPDGSGLSPALEQRYRIDLSDGVHSQPGTLAASLNRLVRDGTLRRGSVVRVLDFVCDYRRRTITVIQLQILQTECALIGSLKPYEPTRKSREFTTRSVRYALRPDCEPYFGGQHIHQSCIASEAEISANGLLYHGACGRDTQDKGTLLTVGGIRKATPSVGTEANAQDVYQDLMAASSAHNLSKRPSWEISVDSPPEKKSGSLEDYIRDLAETVAMRSLKRGDREQEELDRAMQLIEEDGLQEGSELYCQALYLCRNAMYRRAFTKIKTKEGRLNWIQFNWDRRTSRVIVV; from the exons ATGGGGGGAGGGCTGGAGGTCGACCTGTCCCACGGGGCCGTGGCGGCGATGTGGTGGTCGCCGGGGTCAAGGTTGCGCCCCGTGCTGCAGGTGGCGGACGCGCGCCACGTGCCGGACGGCAGCGGCCTCTCCCCGGCGCTGGAGCAGCGGTACCGCATCGACCTCTCCGACGGCGTGCACTCGCAGCCCGGCACGCTCGCCGCCTCCCTGAACCGCCTCGTCAGGGACGGGACCCTCCGCCGGGGCTCCGTGGTCCGCGTCCTCGACTTCGTCTGCGACTACCGCCGCAG GACCATCACTGTCATTCAGTTACAAATACTGCAAACTGAGTGCGCACTGATTGGCAGTCTCAAGCCCTATGAGCCAACAAGGAAATCTAGGGAGTTCACCACTAGATCAGTGAGATATGCTCTTAGGCCTGACTGTGAACCTTACTTTGGAGGCCAACACATTCATCAGTCTTGTATTGCCTCTGAGGCTGAGATAAGTGCTAATGGCTTGTTATATCATGGGGCTTGTGGTCGTGACACCCAAGACAAGGGCACCTTGCTGACGGTAGGAGGTATTCGTAAGGCGACACCTAGCGTGGGGACTGAGGCCAATGCACAGGACGTGTACCAGGACCTCATGGCTGCTAGTAGTGCTCATAACTTGTCCAAAAGGCCATCCTGGGAAATCTCTGTTGACAGTCCTCCGGAAAAGAAAAGTGGCAGCTTGGAGGACTACATTAGAGATCTTGCTGAAACTGTGGCAATGAGGAGCCTGAAACGTGGCGACCGTGAACAGGAGGAACTGGACCGTGCAATGCAGCTTATAGAAGAAGATGGTCTACAGGAGGGGTCTGAGCTGTACTGCCAGGCACTTTATTTATGTAGGAACGCAATGTATCGGAGGGCCTTCACGAAGATAAAAACGAAAGAGGGTCGACTGAATTGGATCCAATTCAACTGGGACAGGAGAACAAGTAGAGTGATTGTGGTATGA
- the LOC111256684 gene encoding dehydration-responsive element-binding protein 2C-like, protein MDVVVAQQQQQQQRLPLPPFHLVSQQPPQHQQGGSGKVAGGGGGRKCCPLRRSRKGCMKGKGGPENQRCPFRGVRQRTWGKWVAEIREPNRGARLWLGTFATALDAARAYDAAARALYGDCARLNLLPAAALPAAAAAAPTNSNSMVVKASPAASPSSSPDAAVADHHHQYYDYKQEPTTMAMNMMMVAAVPSPSCCSADGASPNSNYSNSSSSAAPTPTAMQQMMMADELAAAEQHQQAEADDFEDYVTRLPKAEDFGLGGFQEVPPEVFDEAAGGGIWDHTVGWPSAMMSGGPSQIVPF, encoded by the coding sequence ATGGATGTGGTcgtggcgcagcagcagcagcagcagcagcggctccCGCTGCCGCCGTTCCATCTGGTCAGTCAGCAGCCGCCGCAGCACCAGcagggcggcagcggcaaggttgccggcggcggcggcgggcgcaagTGCTGCCCGCTGCGGCGGTCGCGCAAGGGGTGCATGAAGGGGAAGGGCGGGCCGGAGAACCAGCGGTGCCCGTTCCGCGGCGTCCGGCAGCGGACGTGGGGCAAGTGGGTAGCCGAGATCCGCGAGCCCAACCGCGGCGCGCGCCtctggctcggcaccttcgCCACCGCGctcgacgccgcgcgcgcctacgacgccgccgccagggcGCTCTACGGCGACTGCGCCAGGCTCAACCTGCTACCTGCTGCTGcgcttccggcggcggcggcggctgctccgaCGAACAGTAACTCGATGGTCGTcaaggcgtcgccggcggcgtccccgtCGTCCTCCCCTGACGCTGCCGTAgctgaccaccaccaccagtacTACGACTACAAGCAGGAGCCCACCACCATGGCTATGAACATGATGATGGTGGCAGCGGTGCCCTCCCCGTCCTGCTGCTCCGCCGACGGCGCCTCCCCCAACTCCAACTACTCCAACTCCagctcctcggcggcgccgacccCGACGGCGATGCAGCAGATGATGATGGCGGACGAGCTGGCGGCCGCGGAGCAGCACCAGCAAGCAGAGGCGGACGACTTCGAGGACTACGTGACGCGGCTGCCCAAGGCCGAGGACTTCGGCCTCGGGGGATTCCAGGAGGTGCCCCCCGAGGTGTtcgacgaggccgccggcggcggcatctgGGACCACACCGTCGGCTGGCCGTCGGCCATGATGAGCGGCGGCCCCTCCCAGATCGTCCCCTTCTAA
- the LOC101774275 gene encoding receptor-like cytoplasmic kinase 176, whose protein sequence is MGNCWGAKISSDSPSRSAFSPSGATSKFASRNGVALSSSSSHASSASMLPTPRSEDEILESANVKAFTFNELRTATRNFRPDSVLGEGGFGSVFKGWIDEKTLAPTRPGTGMVIAVKRLNQEGYQGHKEWLAEVNYLGTLSDPYLVKLVGYCLEDEQRLLVYEFMPRGSLENHLFRRSSHFQPLSWNLRMKIALGAAKGLAFLHSDKAKVIYRDFKTSNILLDANFNAKLSDFGLAKDGPTGDKSHVSTRVMGTHGYAAPEYLATGHLTTKSDVYSFGVVLLEMLSGRRALDKNRPNGEHNLVEWARPYLRSKRRIFRILDPRLGGQYSLARAQKAAALALQCLSVESRQRPSMDEVVTALEQLQDTKEGGHHHLQKRPSSRSLDSNGVKVAMKGKPAPSPKPV, encoded by the exons ATGGGGAACTGCTGGGGCGCCAAGATCAGCTCCGACAGCCCTTCGCGCAGCGCCTTCTCCCCATCAG GGGCAACTTCCAAGTTTGCTAGTAGGAATGGGGTAGCCCTGAGCAGCTCCAGCAGCCATGCGTCGTCAGCATCAATGCTTCCAACCCCACGTAGCGAGGATGAAATCCTGGAGTCGGCAAACGTCAAGGCCTTCACCTTCAACGAGCTCAGGACTGCCACCAGAAACTTCAGACCGGACAGTGTGCTCGGCGAGGGTGGGTTTGGGTCGGTCTTCAAGGGATGGATCGATGAGAAGACACTCGCCCCAACTAGGCCAGGCACAGGGATGGTCATTGCTGTCAAGAGGCTGAACCAGGAAGGTTACCAGGGTCACAAGGAATGGCTG GCTGAAGTGAATTACCTTGGAACGTTATCGGACCCGTATCTAGTAAAGCTCGTTGGCTACTGTCTAGAAGATGAACAGCGTCTCCTTGTCTATGAGTTCATGCCGCGTGGGAGTTTAGAAAATCATCTGTTCAGAA GGAGCTCCCATTTCCAGCCGCTGTCATGGAACCTACGAATGAAAATTGCCCTTGGAGCAGCTAAAGGTCTTGCCTTTCTCCACAGTGATAAGGCTAAAGTGATCTATCGTGATTTCAAGACCTCAAATATTCTTCTAGATGCG AACTTCAATGCAAAGCTCTCTGATTTCGGGCTGGCGAAGGATGGTCCAACTGGTGACAAGAGTCATGTCTCCACCAGAGTGATGGGGACTCATGGGTATGCAGCTCCGGAATACCTTGCGACAG GTCATCTGACAACCAAGAGTGACGTCTACAGCTTTGGAGTAGTACTCCTAGAAATGCTGTCAGGACGCCGCGCACTGGACAAGAATCGCCCAAACGGGGAGCACAACTTGGTGGAGTGGGCTAGGCCATACCTGAGAAGCAAGCGGCGCATATTTCGCATCCTGGACCCCCGTCTGGGCGGCCAGTATTCCCTTGCTAGGGCCCAGAAGGCTGCAGCACTGGCACTGCAATGCCTCTCAGTGGAGTCCAGGCAAAGGCCCAGCATGGATGAGGTGGTAACAGCGTTGGAACAGCTCCAGGACACCAAGGAGGGAGGGCACCATCACCTACAGAAGAGGCCAAGCAGTCGGAGCTTGGACAGCAATGGCGTGAAAGTGGCCATGAAGGGGAAGCCTGCCCCTTCTCCAAAACCAGTTTGA